The following proteins are co-located in the Procambarus clarkii isolate CNS0578487 chromosome 4, FALCON_Pclarkii_2.0, whole genome shotgun sequence genome:
- the LOC138370578 gene encoding fap1 adhesin-like codes for MQHFCKITEAISYKITEATNRKINEATNRKITEATNRKITEATNRKITEAISRKITEAISRKITEATSRKITEAISRKITEAISHKITEAISRKITEAISHKITEAISHKITEAISHKITEAISRKITEAISRKITEAISHKITEAISPTVAEQLISNRVRTTDQQQSQNNGSATESEQRISNRVRTTDQQQRENNGSATEAEQRISNRGRTTDQQQRQNSGSATKAEQRISNRVRTTDQQQSQNNGSATESEQRISNRGRTTDQQQRENKGSATEAE; via the exons ATGCAGCACTTTTGTAAGATTACTGAAGCAATTAGTTATAAGATTACTGAAGCAACTAATCGTAAGATTAATGAAGCAACTAATCGTAAGATTACTGAAGCAACTAATCGTAAGATTACTGAAGCAACTAATCGTAAGATTACTGAAGCAATTAGTCGTAAGATTACTGAAGCAATTAGTCGTAAGATTACTGAAGCAACTAGTCGTAAGATTACTGAAGCAATTAGTCGTAAGATTACTGAAGCAATTAGTCATAAGATTACTGAAGCAATTAGTCGTAAGATTACTGAAGCAATTAGTCATAAGATTACTGAAGCAATTAGTCATAAGATTACTGAAGCAATTAGTCATAAGATTACTGAAGCAATTAGTCGTAAGATTACTGAAGCAATTAGTCGTAAGATTACTGAAGCAATTAGTCATAAGATTACTGAAGCAATTAGTC CAACAGTAGCAGAACAATTGATCAGCAACAGAGTCAGAACAACGGATCAGCAACAGAGTCAGAACAACGGATCAGCAACAGAGTCAGAACAACGGATCAGCAACAGAGTCAGAACAACGGATCAGCAACAGAGGGAGAACAACGGATCAGCAACAGAAGCAGAACAACGGATCAGCAACAGAGGGAGAACAACGGATCAGCAACAGAGGCAGAATAGCGGATCAGCAACAAAGGCAGAACAACGGATCAGCAACAGAGTCAGAACAACGGATCAGCAACAGAGTCAGAACAACGGATCAGCAACAGAGTCAGAACAACGGATCAGCAACAGAGGGAGAACAACGGATCAGCAACAGAGGGAGAACAAAGGATCAGCAACAGAGGCAGAATAG